The DNA segment GAAGAAAGTAAGGGCCGGTAAAAGAACGTACTTTTTCGACGTAAAAGCAACAAGATCAGGAGACTATTACCTAACTTTAACTGAGAGTAAAAAAAGACTGGAAGACGGTGTTTTTGTAAAACATAAAATCTTCTTATATAAAGAAGACTTTGAGAAATTTGCAGAAGGATTAAATGAGACTGTTGACTATATTAAGAGCCACCAGGATGTTGTAGAAAAACGCTACGAGTATTCTGAGAACCACGAAGGCGCAGGAAACAAGAATCACAATGATGATTTTTCTTTCTAACATATAAAGAAAAGACAATGCCCCTTATGAAACAGGGGCTTTTTTATGCCCTAAAAAAAACGACCATATTCAATATATGGCCGTTTTGATTTGCTTGGTTACCCAAGGGAAATTATTTTAGCAACTCCTCCAGTTTATCGTGTAGTGCTTTACCCCGCAGGTCTTTCGCCACGATGATTCCGTTTGCGTCCACTAACACAGAATGAGGAATTCCCCTTATGGCATACAGCTTCACCATCGGGCTTTCCCAGTACTTTAAATCTGAAATCTGATACCAGGTCAGCTGATCATCAGCAATTGCTTTTTTCCATGCGGCAGCGCCTTCGGTTTTGTCCAGTGAAACACCCAGCACGTTCAAGCCCTTTTCATGAAACTTAGCATAAGCAGCAACGACGTTCGGGTTCTCCTGTCTGCATGGTCCGCACCATGAAGCCCAGAAATCAATCAAGGTATACTTTCCTTTTTTAACCACCTCATTTAAGGAAAGTGTTGTTCCTTCAGGGGTTAATGCACTAAAATCAGGCGCCTTAATTCCCAGAGCTACTCTGGAAAGATCGGCCAGACGTTCTTTAACTTTAATCCCATAAGTACTCGTTTTAACCACCTTAGCAAGACCGTTGTAAACAGGTTCAGTAACTGATGGTTCGATATCTCCGTTAAAAATCAGATACGGGGTATAGTAAGACTGAGGATTTTTAAGGATAAAATCATTTGTCAGCTTTGCCTGTTCTTCTTCCAGTTCGTCGAATTGTTTACTGATCGTCTTAACCAGCTCTTCATTTTTCGCGGTACGTGCATCACGATACTCCTTATTCAGACTTCTGATTTTAGCGGTTGTCGGCGCCATGATTGCAGTATATCTCTGGTAGTCGTCATGAGCCGAAGAACCGGAAAGCGTAACCTTGGAAAGGTCCTCAGCATCGCCTTTCAGGACCATAGAGGAATTGTCCAAAAAAGCATTGTACCTGATGCGCTTATTTTCTATCCTTAAACTGTAAAAATCAGCTCCGTTTTTCACCCGCCCTTTCAGCTCAAACCTGTTGTTTTTTACCGTTTGAAAAACAGTATCCATTTTACGTTGGTCGATGCTATGTATCAACATCACCTTATCTCCTTCTTTTAAGCCGGTCAGTTCCCCTTTAATGGTAAAACCTTTTGTATTTTGTGCATTGACTCCCGCAATACCTGCCAATGAAACTATGGCCAAGGAAAGCATGGAAATTTTTAATGTCTTTTTCATTTGTTGTGTTTTATGAGCTTATAATAATTCAATCTTATCCAATAATTCCTGAGACAGCTTCTGAATTTTGGAAGTCTCCGCATCCGCCAGCAATCTCGATTTTTTTGCTGCTTTTAAGCCTTCCTCTTTCTTTTTCAGGGAGAGACATACTTTAGCAAACGTACTTTGGATGGAATATTCCTCAGGTGCCAGTGCTACGGATCGCTTTGCCAGCAGGTAGGCCTGCTCTAAAATTTCGGGATTTGAAGCCGCTTTATAATCTGCCCTTCTGGCCAGAAAGCTCAGCTTTTCAGCATCTGTTTTTAAGATCCCTTTTAGCGCTGCATCAGTAACCTTTTTATAGTCGGCAGTTCTATTTTGTTCCAGGTAAAAATCAGCTTCCAGCATTGCTCCTTGTTTTCTACGGTCTGCCTTATCAGAGGTATTGAAAAAAGCCAGTTTCTTCATGAAAGCAGGCTCATCTTTGGCATAAATGTATCCGTACATACTGCTGCTGATCAGGCGGTCTGTTAGTTCTTCTCTTTCTGCAACGCTACTCCATGCAGCGAACCGGGCTTGATTTGCCATGAAATAAGCACCCAGACGATCCGTTTCAGATCTGGCCAGGGCCTTTACCGCTTTCCATCCCAATGCAGAATTCAATTCTTCCGCTGTAATTTTTGCAACGATGTCTTTCCCGATATTATCGGCGGTTCCACGTTCTGATTTTTGTAAGGTCAGGTAATAGTCCAATACGAAAGCGAGGTCTCTCTGTCCGGATTCGTATTTCTTCTTCATCGAGGAGAAATTTCTCCCTGGGTCTGAGGCCATTTTCCCTTCTTCCAGAAATTCAGCAACAGGCATCCTGGAAGCGGTTCTATGGATTACTTCTCCTTTATCATTGACAAACAGGAAAGTCGGAAAAGAGCGCACATTGTATTTTTTCGCCAGAGCAATCCCCTCCCCTTTTTCCATATCAATTTTAGCATTGATGAAATTCTTGTTGAAGAAAGCCCCCACAGACGGATCTACAAAGACATTCTGATCCATCCATTTACAAGGCCCACACCAGGAGGTATAACAATCTATGAAGATCAGTTTATTTTCGGCAGCAGCCTTTTCCGTAGTTTCCTTCCAGTTTGAAGTCTGGTTAAATTTAATGCCTTCCTGTGCTTTTATGCTTCCGCCAATTAGTAGAAGCAGGATCGTGGTTATATTTTTTATGGTCATATGTTCTTTGATATAGGTTTAGAAGCCTGCATCAACTATCGCCTGTTTATAAGGCGGCAACTGATTGCAGGTTCCTTTATTTTATGAATTTGATTCAGGTGATGGTTTAACGGTCGTACACCGGTATCGAAGGATTAAATTCCAGGACATTCGGTGGCAATGGAAGAATATACCGCTTATCATTTGCCGGTAAAGTATAAGTTTCCGTTCCGTTCTTATGGGTCACTGTTTTTGCAAAACGGGGATCTTTATTCAATCTTTTCAAATCGATCAGACGTGTACTTCCCTGATAAGGAGTTTCTCTTCTTCTTTCTTCGAGTGCCATCCGCAGTGCCTCATCTTTAGTTGCTGCAACCAGTGGCTGATTACCTGCGATACGCATGTTTCTCAATTTGTTCAGATGCTGTAAAGCGACCTCTTTACTTCCCACCCTTGCCTCACATTCTGCGGCGATGAGGTAAAGTTCCGGTGTACCAAATCCATGATTAAATTCTACATAAGCTGCCCAAAGCTTTCTTCCCGGAAAAACAGTGATTGCTCCGCCAAAATTGGCTTGTCCGTCGCAGAAGAAAAGTTTTAAACGCTGATCTGTAGCATTTGCCGGCAGGTCCTTTTGATAAACATCCAGTAAATCGGCACTTGCATACAGTTCCGTAAATACATGTCCGTTACTGGAAGAACCAAAACGGCTCCAGATACTTTCGTTACTTTCATTGGGACGAGGAAAGACAACCGTCTGGTCTGCGATGGTACAAACCCTTCCCCAGGTTCCCTTTTTGTTCGTATAAATGCGGTAATCAATCAGGTTACTATTTAGTTTCAAGGCCTCATTTGCATTCTCCAGCGCCTCTGCATATTTCCCCATATACAGGTACATCCGGCTTAAAAATGCATATCCCACACTCTTTGTCGGGTGGAAATTATTAGGAGCCCTCAGTGATAAATGAGGAAGTGCTTCATCCAGATCCTTCCGGATCTGAGCGTAAACCTCCGCAACCGTACCTCTCTTATACTTCACATTGATATCTTCCGTCAACACCAGAGGCACGCCCAAATCCGTTCCTGCAGTGGCCGGATCGTAATGTGCGGCATAAGCATTTACAATGGTCAGGTATTCGAATGCCCGGCCAATTTGCGCTTCCGCTTTCAATTGCATCCGATCAGCCAGCGTTCTGTCTTTTACATTTTCTATATTATTGATAATGGTATTGTAAACAAAGATATGCTCATAGGCGGCTTCATAAAACTGGTCTGATTGACCGGCTTCAAAAATACGCCCAGGTTTAAACTCATATAAATTTCGTTTAAAGAGGTCGTAACCTTGATAATCAGCAGATTTATTGGGATCTTTTACTTCCCCGGATTGTGCATCATCCGTTAAGTAAACGGGATATGATGAAGAAACTCCATATAGCGAAGAATTATTTAATAACCTTTCGTAATCGTCATAAAACTCCGGGATCGTGTACCCTTTGGGTTTTATATCCAGATATTTTTTACATCCGGATAGGGCAACTATGGTGATGAATAAAATGGTGAATATCTTTTTCATAATGGTTTTGAATTAAAAATTAGCAGAAAGACCAAAGGTGTAAGTTGGCGGAAGCAGGATTCCTCTCGTAGGAGGAGAAAGCGGGCTAAACGCAGAAGAATTAGTCGTTCCCAGCCATACTTCCGGATCCAGGTTTTGCTTATTTGCCGACCAACGCCATGCATTCTGTACCTGAAGGCTAAACCTAAGGCGCTGAATGTGATTCCTTTTCAGCAACGCATTCGACAGGTTATAGCTTAAAGTGATGTCACGCAGTTTGATGTAATCCGCCTTTTGAATCCCCTGATTTCCCGCTTCCCAGATATTGGTGATGACAGAACTCGCGGCCGAAGTAAAACCCGGTGCTATTCCCGGAATAGACTCATCTCCAGGTTTTTTCCAATAGTTCAACGCATTCCTATCCATATTACTGGTATAGTTTAACTCCGCGTATTTGGTTAAATAAGGGGCGTAGACATCACGCATCACATGCCCTCCGTAATAGATGAACATAAAGAAGAGGTCGAAATTCTTATAACTCATGCTATTGGACAAAGAAACCGCATAAGGAGGAGTTGCAGTCCCTTCGTGAATCAGGTCAGATATCGTCAACTGATCGGTACTTTTAACTTCCTTTCCCTCTTTGGTTAAAGCAATGGGCTTTCCTTTATCATCCAGTCCTTTATATCGAATACTATAAATTGAATTCATCGGGACCCCTACTCTATTCTGGCCCTTATCAATATAAGAATATACGCTCTTCCCTTCATTTTCCAGTTTGGTCAGGACGTTTTTATTATAGTTGAAATTCAATGTGGTATTCCACTTAAAATCACGGGTAGTCAGATTTGTACTGGTTAACGAGATGTCTGTTCCACGGTTTCTCATGCTTCCATAATTCAGCATCACAGAGCTCCAGCCAATCGTAGGATCGGTGGTCTGAAAACCCAGAAGATCAGTCGTAGATTTATTATAAAACTCAACAGATCCGAAGAACCGGTTCTTAAGGAGACTAAAATCAAAGGCAAGATTGGTTACATTGGTCTTTTCCCAACGCAAACCAGAATTTGGCGGACTTTGAACATAAGCCTGCGATTCGTTCGTGTTGGAATTAGGTCCCGCATCCCTGGTGATCATATAAGGACCATTCAATTTGGAGATATTACCATTGATACCATAGGTACCACGAACGCTAAGGCGATCCAGCCAGTCGTTCTGATTTTCAGAAATCACATACATTAAACCTACAGACCACAATGGTTTGTATTGGTATTTAGGATCTGTACCGAACAAGTTAGACTGATCCATACGAATACTGGCGCTGACAGTGATCTTATTGTCATAGGTATAAGAACCATTACCGTAGAAAGAGACAAACCTGTTTTCGGTAGAAGCGAATCCTTTCTCGAGCCTGTTTAATTGAAAACGATTATTGATAGACTCTGTGCCTAGTGTCGCTACCGCAAGTGCAGCTTCATTGATCAACTTATAGCTCAGGTTAAAATCATCGTATCCATATTTGTAGATGTTTGTGCCTGAGCTCTGAATCTTACGTTGTTCTGCACCAGCAATCATTTCCAGACGATGTTTACCAAATAACTTACTAAAATTAAGCTGGCCCCTCAAGGTGTGGGAGTTTTTATCACTGCGGATTTCACTCAGCTGTCCGCCAACTGGAATCAAATTCGTGATCGTTCCATCAGGTTTGATCAGCGTCGCATCGTTGATCTGCGTTTTTACGTTATAGGCATTTCTATTATAATATTGTTTGAAATACTCATCTGTTCTTTCCTTTTGATAAAGCAGGTTCAGCGACAGCCCATCTATGATCTTAATATTTGTTCCTATATTGATATTCAGGTAATTATTCTCGTTGTTTAAATGTTTGGTATTCATTTCATTTACAGGAGCAAAATTTTCGTCCTGCAAGCGCAAACCATTCAGGCGGTCTATTTCAAACTGTGATTTGGAATTTAACCAGTTTACCGGATTGCCCTGTCCATCTCTCAACATAAAGTAAGAAGCTTTACCTGCATTCAACATCCCCACTCCACTGATTCCATTGTCGTAATCCTCCTTCTGTTTGCTACCCAGTACCCCAATGTTCAGCTTCAACCATTTGTTCAGATTGAGGGTATTGTTGAAATTGAACCCAATCCGGTTAGTGCTTTGCTCCCGCTCATAGGGATTCGATCCCATGTAATTGCCACTAAAATTATAGGTGTAAAAATCTGAACCTCCGGATAAGGAAAGGTTATGTTGATGATCTATCGCAGTCTTACGGATAAACTCATTGACGACCTGGTCATAACGATCGTTATTCCGGTAAACATCCAGAGCCGTTTGTAATTCTGCTTCCGTGATGTGCCCCTCTCTTTGTTCGTAGAATAATTTATAGACATCATTCATTGCTTTACGCGGGTCTATCGCTGAATAAGAACCTGAACGGTAATTGAACATTTCCCTTTGAAAATCTACCAGCTCTGCACTACTCATTTTGTTGGCATAGCTTCGGTCGGGAAGCGGTGTAAACTGGATAGTTGCGTTATAACTAACTTTTAAAGGGCCTTTTTTACCCCTTTTAGTATTGATTACAATGACCCCGTTTGCAGATCTCGCTCCGTAAATAGAGGCTGCGGTAGCATCTTTCAAAATGGTGACACTTTCTACGTCGGCAGGATTTATAGTCTGAGGGTCTCCCTCAAAAGGCGCACCATCCAGCACATATAACGGAGCGCTTTCTCCGCTTATGGTGGAGATTCCACGGATTTGTGTTTTTCGTACGCCACCAACTTTATAACTGGTCAATCCGGCAGACATGCCCTCTATACGGTCCATGATATTCGCTTGTAACTTTCCACTCAGGTCTTTATCGGCATTGATTACGCTGAAAGAACCCGCTGCACGTTCTTTTGGAATATCCTGGTATCCGGTAGATACCACTGCAATTTCCGACAATAAACCCGGGTTAATTTCCAGTGTGATGGTCATCGGACTTCCCTGGTTTGCAGGAACTTCTTTTGATTTATATCCAATATAAGAAACCACCAGGATGGCTTTATCATCTACCGCATGGAGCTCAAATGCCCCGTCCGTATTGGTAATCGCGGTCTTCTTCGTATTCTTTACCTGCACGGTCGCACCCGGCAAAGGACCTCCGTTCTCATCAAGCACCTTTCCCTTTAACTCGATAAAACTGATGTAATTTTTCATCTGCTCCAATACAGAGAAATCCTTTTTCTTGATCACGACCGTATTTTCAATGATCTTAAAGCTGAGGTCCTGGTCCTGAAAACAAGCTTCCAAAGCGTGTTCCAGTTTGACGTTTTCCAGATTCAGGTTTACTTTTTTTGCGGCTTTAATCAAATCACTGTTGTACAGAAAAGTGAATTTTGTCTGTTTCTTGATCGACAACAATACCTGTTGCAAACTCGCATTGTTTTCATGCAGCGTCACACGCTGTCCAAAGCTACTGGCCGCAGCCTGCAGCAGCGATATGGTGATCAATATTGCTATCAAATTAATCCGCATAATAATTTGTCTCCTGGTTGAGGAATTTATACCTGGAATCCAGGTATAAATGGCCTGAAATGGTTTAAAATATGGCGCAAGGCATGGCCTGTCCATACCTGTTGAAGTATTAAATAAATACATACATTTGTAAGGTTGGGTTAAATAAGTAAGGTCTATTGCTACATGTTTTTCATCCCGATTTATCGGAACAAATGGAAGAAATGGTTAACCCAACATTGATCCTGGTATCAACAGGATTTCGACCGGGGAAGTGCTTCAACACTTTCCCGGTTATTTATGGATTAACATTTCAAGATTCCTACTCTCTGACTGGTAAATTTCTATTCATCTTTTTTTGTTTATGGTTTATGATCTGTTGATTAAAGCGATACCACAATTTTATTCCTGGTATTGGTTTGCTTTTCTATTTTAAATTTCACGTTCAGATACCTCAGCATCTCCAGGAAAGCAGCAGCATTGACGCTCCTCCGGACCTCCCCGGTAAATGAGATTGGCGGAATATTTCCTTCGTAGACCACGTCTACATTGTACCACCTGGAAGCCTGGCGCATGACGCTCTTCAAATCGGTAGCATTAAAAAGAAACAACCCATT comes from the Pedobacter sp. FW305-3-2-15-E-R2A2 genome and includes:
- a CDS encoding thioredoxin family protein; the protein is MTIKNITTILLLLIGGSIKAQEGIKFNQTSNWKETTEKAAAENKLIFIDCYTSWCGPCKWMDQNVFVDPSVGAFFNKNFINAKIDMEKGEGIALAKKYNVRSFPTFLFVNDKGEVIHRTASRMPVAEFLEEGKMASDPGRNFSSMKKKYESGQRDLAFVLDYYLTLQKSERGTADNIGKDIVAKITAEELNSALGWKAVKALARSETDRLGAYFMANQARFAAWSSVAEREELTDRLISSSMYGYIYAKDEPAFMKKLAFFNTSDKADRRKQGAMLEADFYLEQNRTADYKKVTDAALKGILKTDAEKLSFLARRADYKAASNPEILEQAYLLAKRSVALAPEEYSIQSTFAKVCLSLKKKEEGLKAAKKSRLLADAETSKIQKLSQELLDKIELL
- a CDS encoding DUF3276 family protein; the encoded protein is MGEFDNKEREEVFSKKVRAGKRTYFFDVKATRSGDYYLTLTESKKRLEDGVFVKHKIFLYKEDFEKFAEGLNETVDYIKSHQDVVEKRYEYSENHEGAGNKNHNDDFSF
- a CDS encoding TlpA disulfide reductase family protein, yielding MKKTLKISMLSLAIVSLAGIAGVNAQNTKGFTIKGELTGLKEGDKVMLIHSIDQRKMDTVFQTVKNNRFELKGRVKNGADFYSLRIENKRIRYNAFLDNSSMVLKGDAEDLSKVTLSGSSAHDDYQRYTAIMAPTTAKIRSLNKEYRDARTAKNEELVKTISKQFDELEEEQAKLTNDFILKNPQSYYTPYLIFNGDIEPSVTEPVYNGLAKVVKTSTYGIKVKERLADLSRVALGIKAPDFSALTPEGTTLSLNEVVKKGKYTLIDFWASWCGPCRQENPNVVAAYAKFHEKGLNVLGVSLDKTEGAAAWKKAIADDQLTWYQISDLKYWESPMVKLYAIRGIPHSVLVDANGIIVAKDLRGKALHDKLEELLK
- a CDS encoding RagB/SusD family nutrient uptake outer membrane protein, whose protein sequence is MKKIFTILFITIVALSGCKKYLDIKPKGYTIPEFYDDYERLLNNSSLYGVSSSYPVYLTDDAQSGEVKDPNKSADYQGYDLFKRNLYEFKPGRIFEAGQSDQFYEAAYEHIFVYNTIINNIENVKDRTLADRMQLKAEAQIGRAFEYLTIVNAYAAHYDPATAGTDLGVPLVLTEDINVKYKRGTVAEVYAQIRKDLDEALPHLSLRAPNNFHPTKSVGYAFLSRMYLYMGKYAEALENANEALKLNSNLIDYRIYTNKKGTWGRVCTIADQTVVFPRPNESNESIWSRFGSSSNGHVFTELYASADLLDVYQKDLPANATDQRLKLFFCDGQANFGGAITVFPGRKLWAAYVEFNHGFGTPELYLIAAECEARVGSKEVALQHLNKLRNMRIAGNQPLVAATKDEALRMALEERRRETPYQGSTRLIDLKRLNKDPRFAKTVTHKNGTETYTLPANDKRYILPLPPNVLEFNPSIPVYDR
- a CDS encoding SusC/RagA family TonB-linked outer membrane protein produces the protein MYLFNTSTGMDRPCLAPYFKPFQAIYTWIPGINSSTRRQIIMRINLIAILITISLLQAAASSFGQRVTLHENNASLQQVLLSIKKQTKFTFLYNSDLIKAAKKVNLNLENVKLEHALEACFQDQDLSFKIIENTVVIKKKDFSVLEQMKNYISFIELKGKVLDENGGPLPGATVQVKNTKKTAITNTDGAFELHAVDDKAILVVSYIGYKSKEVPANQGSPMTITLEINPGLLSEIAVVSTGYQDIPKERAAGSFSVINADKDLSGKLQANIMDRIEGMSAGLTSYKVGGVRKTQIRGISTISGESAPLYVLDGAPFEGDPQTINPADVESVTILKDATAASIYGARSANGVIVINTKRGKKGPLKVSYNATIQFTPLPDRSYANKMSSAELVDFQREMFNYRSGSYSAIDPRKAMNDVYKLFYEQREGHITEAELQTALDVYRNNDRYDQVVNEFIRKTAIDHQHNLSLSGGSDFYTYNFSGNYMGSNPYEREQSTNRIGFNFNNTLNLNKWLKLNIGVLGSKQKEDYDNGISGVGMLNAGKASYFMLRDGQGNPVNWLNSKSQFEIDRLNGLRLQDENFAPVNEMNTKHLNNENNYLNINIGTNIKIIDGLSLNLLYQKERTDEYFKQYYNRNAYNVKTQINDATLIKPDGTITNLIPVGGQLSEIRSDKNSHTLRGQLNFSKLFGKHRLEMIAGAEQRKIQSSGTNIYKYGYDDFNLSYKLINEAALAVATLGTESINNRFQLNRLEKGFASTENRFVSFYGNGSYTYDNKITVSASIRMDQSNLFGTDPKYQYKPLWSVGLMYVISENQNDWLDRLSVRGTYGINGNISKLNGPYMITRDAGPNSNTNESQAYVQSPPNSGLRWEKTNVTNLAFDFSLLKNRFFGSVEFYNKSTTDLLGFQTTDPTIGWSSVMLNYGSMRNRGTDISLTSTNLTTRDFKWNTTLNFNYNKNVLTKLENEGKSVYSYIDKGQNRVGVPMNSIYSIRYKGLDDKGKPIALTKEGKEVKSTDQLTISDLIHEGTATPPYAVSLSNSMSYKNFDLFFMFIYYGGHVMRDVYAPYLTKYAELNYTSNMDRNALNYWKKPGDESIPGIAPGFTSAASSVITNIWEAGNQGIQKADYIKLRDITLSYNLSNALLKRNHIQRLRFSLQVQNAWRWSANKQNLDPEVWLGTTNSSAFSPLSPPTRGILLPPTYTFGLSANF